The sequence CCCGGCGCGCATCGTCAATGTCGCCTCGGCCGGCCAGCAAGCGATCGACTTCGGCGACGTGATGCTCACCCACGGCTATAGCGGCGTACGCGCCTATTGCCAGAGCAAGCTGGCGCAAATCCTGTTCACCGTCGATCTGGCGGAACAGCTGAAAGGCACCGGCGTCACCGTCAACGCGCTGCATCCGGCGAGCTACATGAACACCACCATGGTCCGGCAGGCCGGCGTGACGCCATGGAGCTCGGTCGAAACCGGCGCCGAAGCCATCGTCAACCTTGCCGCCTCACCCGCGCTCGAAGGCCGCAGCGGCCTCTATTTCGACGGACTGCGCGAAGCCCGCGCCGATGCCCAGGCCTACGACGCCACGGCAAGACAACAATTGCGAAGCCTCAGCCGCGACCTTGTCGGCGCGGCCTCCTCAAAATCCAGGGAACGGCACTCATGACCAACAGAACAGAACACACAGTCATCATCGGCGGCTCATCCGGCATCGGCCTGGCAACCGCGCGAAAATTGCTCGGCCCGGGCATGAAGGTGACGATCACCGGGCGCAACCAGGACAAGCTCATCAGCGCTTGGAAGAGCCTCGGCGGTGCCGCCGACAAGGCCGCGTTCGATGCATCGAAGCCGGACGAGGTCCGCCAGTTCTTCGAGCGCCTCGGCCCGTTCGACCACCTCGTCCTGGCGGCCAGCGGCGGCAAGGGCCTCGGCCCGTTCGAAACGCTTGACCTTGCCGATATCGGCAGCGGCGTCGAAGAGAAAGTGCGGCCGCAACTGTCCTGCCTGCAGGCCGCTTTGCCGACACTGAACAAATCGGGCTCGGTCACCTTCATATCGGCGGTGTCGGCTCAGGCCACAATGCCTGGCATCGCGGGTATCGGCGCCATCAACGGCATGCTCTTGACCGTGGCGCCGATCCTGGCGGTCGAACTGAAGCCGCTGCGCGTCAACGTCGTGGCGCCCGGCGTCATCGACACGCCGTGGT comes from Mesorhizobium japonicum MAFF 303099 and encodes:
- a CDS encoding SDR family oxidoreductase, whose product is MDLKDKTILITGSTDGVGRVVAQRLGADGARVLVHGRDAARGKAAVAEIEAAGGRAEFFAADLASLAEIRHLAEAVRARTNRLDILINNAGIGTAAAKRQVSADGYELRFAVNYLAGFLLTSELLPLLKASAPARIVNVASAGQQAIDFGDVMLTHGYSGVRAYCQSKLAQILFTVDLAEQLKGTGVTVNALHPASYMNTTMVRQAGVTPWSSVETGAEAIVNLAASPALEGRSGLYFDGLREARADAQAYDATARQQLRSLSRDLVGAASSKSRERHS
- a CDS encoding SDR family oxidoreductase, with product MTNRTEHTVIIGGSSGIGLATARKLLGPGMKVTITGRNQDKLISAWKSLGGAADKAAFDASKPDEVRQFFERLGPFDHLVLAASGGKGLGPFETLDLADIGSGVEEKVRPQLSCLQAALPTLNKSGSVTFISAVSAQATMPGIAGIGAINGMLLTVAPILAVELKPLRVNVVAPGVIDTPWWDFLPDEQRQAVFAEYAGKTPVGRIGRAEDVASAIAFLVSNGFMTGQVLTCDGGLRFAA